The uncultured Desulfuromonas sp. genome has a segment encoding these proteins:
- a CDS encoding cupin domain-containing protein: protein MQHLIERLNLIPHPEGGFYREVYRSQQIVTSSATTTQRSALTHIYFLLLRGQVSRFHRVLHDEEWNYYEGAPLRLVRWHDSTVKEQCIGPGAPEYCTTIVGGDFQAAESCGDYTLVGCSVAPGFDFADFSFADDNQWLALPASLRQSYQRFR, encoded by the coding sequence ATGCAACACCTGATTGAGCGCCTCAACCTGATCCCCCATCCCGAGGGAGGTTTTTATCGCGAAGTCTACCGTTCGCAGCAGATTGTCACTTCATCCGCGACAACAACCCAGCGTAGTGCCCTGACCCATATTTACTTTTTGCTCCTACGCGGCCAGGTCAGCCGATTTCATCGTGTCCTCCATGATGAGGAGTGGAACTACTATGAAGGAGCCCCACTGCGATTGGTTCGCTGGCATGATTCAACCGTTAAAGAACAGTGCATCGGCCCCGGTGCCCCAGAATACTGCACCACCATTGTCGGTGGAGATTTTCAAGCTGCAGAAAGTTGTGGCGATTACACCCTGGTGGGCTGCAGTGTGGCACCCGGTTTTGATTTTGCCGATTTTTCCTTTGCCGATGACAACCAGTGGCTGGCTCTCCCCGCATCGCTGCGCCAAAGTTATCAACGATTTCGTTAA
- the mgtE gene encoding magnesium transporter translates to MENAPIFDELEHPWEQLAELIDANNVELIIALLDQLNPSDTALAVSRLSSPHQNSLLTLLSPEDAAEVIEDISDCQAVDLIEELAPQQAAAILEELDSDHIADLLGELNEADANAIIDNMTPVEAEEARQFLQYDADTAGGLMISEYLDFRSTQTVQHVLDDFQTNRDEYTYYNVQYLYVTDESNQLEGVLRMRDLLFPPRETKLHELMIRTPYTIHVNASLDELRDFFEEHDLFGAPVINDDNQLLGVVLPEAVEDARRKRSVHQFLGFSGIIGGEEFRSMPLLSRSGRRLSWLSLNILLNIVAASVIAMYQDTLSAVIALAVFLPMVSDMSGCSGNQAVAVSMRELSLGLIRPGEMLRVLGKEASLGIVNGITLGILLGIIAYLWKGNPFLGLVVGGALAVNTVVAVTLGGLIPLLLKRLKMDPALVSSPLLTTVTDMCGFFFVLSFASMVLDKL, encoded by the coding sequence ATGGAAAACGCCCCCATCTTTGACGAACTGGAACATCCCTGGGAACAACTGGCTGAACTGATTGACGCCAACAATGTTGAATTGATCATTGCACTGCTTGACCAGCTCAACCCTTCCGATACGGCCCTGGCGGTATCACGTTTGAGTTCACCCCACCAAAACAGCCTACTGACTCTGCTTAGCCCTGAAGATGCCGCAGAAGTCATTGAGGACATTTCCGACTGTCAGGCCGTCGATCTGATTGAAGAGCTGGCCCCGCAACAGGCCGCCGCCATTCTTGAGGAGCTGGACAGCGATCACATCGCCGACCTGCTCGGCGAGCTTAATGAGGCTGACGCCAACGCGATCATAGATAACATGACGCCGGTCGAGGCGGAAGAAGCACGCCAGTTCCTGCAGTACGATGCCGACACCGCCGGCGGTTTGATGATTTCGGAGTATCTGGATTTCCGCAGCACCCAGACGGTGCAGCATGTTCTGGACGACTTCCAGACCAACCGCGACGAATATACCTATTATAACGTGCAATACCTCTACGTGACCGATGAGAGTAACCAGCTTGAAGGGGTGTTGCGTATGCGTGATCTGCTGTTTCCGCCACGAGAAACCAAACTTCACGAGCTGATGATCCGCACCCCCTACACCATCCATGTGAATGCCAGCCTCGATGAACTGCGCGATTTTTTTGAAGAGCACGATCTGTTCGGCGCGCCGGTGATCAATGATGACAATCAACTGCTCGGTGTCGTGTTGCCCGAAGCCGTCGAAGACGCCCGACGCAAACGCAGTGTTCATCAATTTCTCGGCTTTTCCGGGATCATCGGTGGTGAAGAATTCCGCTCCATGCCGCTGCTGTCCCGTTCAGGAAGACGCCTGTCCTGGCTGAGCCTCAACATTCTGCTCAACATCGTCGCTGCCAGCGTCATTGCCATGTATCAGGATACCCTGTCAGCCGTGATCGCCCTGGCGGTCTTTCTGCCCATGGTCAGCGACATGAGCGGCTGTTCGGGCAACCAGGCCGTTGCCGTCAGTATGCGCGAGCTATCCCTGGGGCTGATCCGTCCCGGAGAGATGTTGCGTGTTCTCGGCAAAGAAGCCAGTCTCGGCATTGTCAACGGCATCACGCTGGGCATCCTGCTTGGCATTATCGCTTATCTGTGGAAAGGCAATCCGTTTCTCGGTCTGGTCGTCGGCGGTGCTTTAGCCGTTAACACTGTCGTCGCCGTGACTCTGGGCGGGCTGATTCCACTCCTGCTCAAACGCTTGAAAATGGACCCGGCTCTGGTGTCGAGTCCGCTGCTGACCACGGTCACAGATATGTGTGGATTTTTCTTTGTGTTGAGCTTTGCCTCCATGGTGTTGGACAAACTGTAA